From the Lathyrus oleraceus cultivar Zhongwan6 chromosome 4, CAAS_Psat_ZW6_1.0, whole genome shotgun sequence genome, one window contains:
- the LOC127138275 gene encoding DEAD-box ATP-dependent RNA helicase 21 gives MKRSIDESTAPIPKPVFLTKAQREQQALERRHIQVTGHRRNQEELLLSTNNRPSDPKPSDSDRRDRDSDRRDRDRDRDRDSYRDRERDRDRDRERDRERERERDRDRDNRDRERRNRDKEREEESKARERARLEKLAEREKEKELESIKEQYLGSKKPKKRVIKPSEKFRFSFDWENTEDTSRDMNYLYQNPHEAQLLFGRGFRAGMDRREQKKLAAKNEKEMRDQIRKKDGIEEKPEEADAQRRKEEAADMYDTFDMRVDRHWSEKKLEEMTERDWRIFREDYNISYKGSKIPRPMRSWVESKLSQELLKAVEKAGYKTPSPIQMAAIPLGLQQRDVIGVAETGSGKTAAFVLPMLSYITRLPPISEENEAEGPYAVVMAPTRELAQQIEDETVKFAQYMGIKVVSIVGGQSIEEQGFKIRQGCEIVIATPGRLIDCLERRYAVLNQCNYVVLDEADRMIDMGFEPQVMGVLDAMPSSNLKPENEDEELDEKRIYRTTYMFSATMPPAVERLARKYLRNPVVVTIGTAGKTTDLISQHVIMMKESEKFYKLQRLLDELNDKTAIVFVNTKKSADFLAKNLDKEGYRVTTLHGGKSQEQREISLEGFRTKRYNVLVATDVAGRGIDIPDVAHVINYDMPGNIEMYTHRIGRTGRAGKTGVATTFLTLQDTDVFYDLKQMLIQSNSAVPPELARHEASKFKPGSIPDRPPRRNDTVFAH, from the coding sequence ATGAAACGATCCATCGACGAATCCACGGCGCCAATTCCCAAACCCGTTTTCCTCACCAAAGCCCAGCGTGAACAGCAAGCACTTGAACGCCGCCACATTCAAGTCACCGGTCATCGCCGCAATCAGGAAGAACTTCTCCTTTCTACTAATAACCGTCCCTCCGATCCAAAACCCTCCGATTCCGATCGACGCGATCGTGATTCAGATCGTCgagatagagatagagatagagatagGGACAGTTACAGAGATAGAGAAAGGgatagagatagagatagagaACGTGATAGGGAAAGGGAACGGGAAAGGGATAGGGATAGAGATAACAGAGATCGGGAACGGCGAAACCGCGATAAGGAACGTGAAGAAGAGAGTAAGGCTCGTGAGCGTGCTCGATTAGAGAAGCTAGCGGAACGAGAGAAAGAGAAAGAGCTTGAATCGATTAAAGAACAATACCTAGGTTCGAAGAAACCTAAAAAGAGGGTTATTAAGCCTAGCGAGAAATTTCGATTTTCTTTTGATTGGGAAAATACTGAGGATACTTCGCGTGATATGAATTATCTTTACCAAAACCCTCACGAGGCTCAGCTTTTGTTTGGACGAGGGTTTCGTGCTGGGATGGATCGTCGTGAGCAGAAGAAGCTTGCGGCTAAGAATGAGAAGGAGATGCGGGATCAGATCAGGAAGAAGGATGGGATCGAGGAGAAGCCTGAGGAGGCTGATGCTCAGAGGCGGAAGGAGGAGGCTGCTGATATGTATGATACGTTTGATATGAGGGTTGATCGTCATTGGAGTGAGAAGAAGCTTGAAGAGATGACGGAGAGAGATTGGCGAATTTTCAGGGAGGATTATAATATATCATACAAAGGTTCTAAGATTCCTCGTCCTATGAGGAGTTGGGTTGAGAGCAAGTTGAGTCAAGAGCTTTTGAAGGCTGTGGAGAAAGCTGGTTACAAAACCCCTTCTCCAATTCAGATGGCTGCTATTCCCCTTGGTCTTCAGCAGCGTGATGTTATTGGTGTTGCTGAGACAGGTTCGGGGAAGACTGCTGCGTTTGTTCTTCCTATGTTGAGTTACATCACAAGGCTTCCTCCTATTAGTGAGGAGAATGAGGCTGAGGGTCCTTATGCTGTTGTCATGGCGCCAACTCGCGAGCTTGCTCAGCAGATTGAGGACGAGACTGTGAAATTTGCTCAGTATATGGGAATTAAAGTTGTTTCCATTGTTGGTGGTCAGTCCATTGAGGAGCAAGGGTTTAAGATAAGGCAGGGTTGTGAAATTGTGATTGCTACTCCTGGTcgtttgattgattgcttggaGCGTCGTTATGCGGTTCTCAACCAGTGTAATTATGTTGTTCTTGATGAGGCTGATCGCATGATTGATATGGGGTTTGAGCCACAGGTCATGGGTGTGCTTGATGCCATGCCTTCTAGTAATTTGAAACCtgagaatgaagatgaagagctCGATGAGAAAAGGATTTATAGGACCACTTATATGTTTAGTGCCACCATGCCTCCTGCTGTGGAGAGGCTTGCTAGGAAGTATTTGAGGAACCCTGTTGTGGTGACTATAGGCACTGCTGGAAAAACAACTGACTTGATTAGCCAGCATGTGATAATGATGAAGGAATCTGAGAAATTTTATAAGCTTCAGAGATTGTTGGATGAGCTTAATGATAAAACCGCAATTGTGTTTGTCAACACCAAGAAGAGCGCCGATTTTCTTGCTAAGAATTTGGATAAGGAAGGCTATCGTGTGACCACTTTGCACGGAGGGAAATCACAGGAACAGAGAGAGATCAGTCTTGAAGGATTTAGGACCAAGAGATATAACGTGCTTGTTGCAACCGATGTTGCTGGACGTGGTATTGACATACCTGATGTAGCTCATGTTATCAACTATGATATGCCTGGGAATATTGAAATGTACACCCATCGTATAGGACGTACTGGTCGTGCGGGAAAGACTGGTGTGGCTACAACATTCCTGACTCTCCAGGACACTGATGTTTTCTATGACCTTAAGCAGATGCTCATTCAGAGTAACAGTGCCGTTCCACCTGAATTGGCAAGGCATGAAGCTTCCAAATTCAAGCCAGGATCTATTCCTGACAGACCACCTAGGCGAAATGACACTGTTTTTGCCCATTAG